The nucleotide sequence TCCCATCATCACTAATCTTTAAGCGTACATCCGATTCTCCTAGCTCGCGAGGGTTGGGCGCTTCTGCTACATTTTCAGAACTTCGTAAAATGGGTGAGACCCACTCGGGATCTGGAGGGCACTGATCCCTGGAGGTCTTGGCTGTCAGTCAAAGCTACCCCCACAGATTTAGCTGCCTTGCAGGAGCAAGACGCGGAGGGATGGGACACTGCGGGGGAAAAAGGGGAAGGCGTGAAGATCCAGTGGAAGCTAAGCCCCGCCAGCTATGACTTTTGGATTAAGGAGTTTTGACTCAATATCGTTCGTGAGGAAATGGACGAACTGTGGCATTTTcatgtaataaaaataactgaatacATAAAAGAACCCAGATACAGAGTGGCATCTTTATGATGCCATTTAGATACGGTTCTAGAACAGGGAAAACTAATGGGTGGTGGAAAAAATTTTCAGGAAGTGATTGACTTTGGGGTAAGAATTGACTGGGAAGAGAAACCAGGCAATTTTCAGGGCTGATGGTAATGGTCTAGACTCaccttgtttgttgttttgttgttgttgttgtttaaagccattataaggggacgcctgggtggctcagttggttaagcagctgccttcggctcaggtcatgatcccagcgtcctgggatcgagtcccacatcgggctccttgctcagcagggagcctgcttctccctctgcctctgctgccattccgtctgcctgtgctcgctctctccctctctctctctgacaaataaataaaatcttaaaaaaaaaaaaaagatttaaaataaataaataaataaataaagcaagccaTTATAAGGGATAGACCCGCTGACAATACCTAAACTCACTAGTCCATCCTAACATCACATCATCTTCTCCTTGTGAGATGTATAGGAAGTACAAAGCTTCACTGATTGTCAAAAATTGAACCGGagcaaataaaaagatgtaaataccAGTTGATAGGAAATAGGGAGGGTAGTAGGAACATGACAATAAACAAACATCACAGGGATGAAATCTGCTATATTCGAAATACAGGAAATAGGGAtacccggatggctcagtcggttagcaTCCGACTCTTCATTtcatctcaggttatgatcacagtGTGGTCACATCTGGCTCCATGCCggccatggagtctgcttaattaagattctctctccctctgcccctccaccctctcGCTTTCGCTGTCTCtcaacaaatagataaataaatatatattttttaagaatacagGAAATGTATGGGTCAGAAAACCTGTAAAATAGgggaataggggtgcctgggtggctcagtgggttaaagcttccgttcggctcaggtcatgatcccagggtcctgggatggagccccgcatggagctctctgctcagtggggagcctgcttcccttcctctctctctgcctgcttgtgatctatcaaataaataaaatctttaaaaaaaataggggagtAACGCAGAAAGGGAAACCACTTTGGAATTTTAGACACTTCTAAGACATAGCTACATCATGCAATGTTGCAGTGTGTGGACCTTGTTTGGATCCCAATTCCAAGAAATCAACcacaaaattaatttatgaaaCAGTAAGAGAGTAACTATCAGGATATTAGCTGCTAATAATTAGTAAAACTTAAGGTATAGTCATGGCTTATGCGTCTATGTTAAAGAGTTCGGGGGGCACTgggatggttcagtcagtgggtcatctgactcttgatttttggctcaggtcatggtcttggtgTCGTGaaactgagccccacgtcaggttctgctcagcatggagtctgcttgtccctcctctgctcctcccccgacTCTCTCATGCACTTGCActctaaaaaataagtattttctaaagagaaaaaggagtttggggtgtctggctggctcagtcagaaaagcacgtaactttttttttttaagattctatttatttgacagagatcacgagtaggcagagaggcaggcagagagtaagggaagcaggctccctgctgagcagagagcctgatgcagggcttggtcctaggaccctgagatcatgaccagagctgaaggcagaggctttaacccactgaaccacccaggcgccccaagcatataactcttgatctcaggatcctcagTTCGATCCTTACATTgtgtgtagaaattacttaaaaatttaataaacttaaagaaaataaaagggagtcCTTATCTCTTTCAGATATATAAGTATTACAGATGAAGTAATATGAAGCATATAggattcactttattttttaaaaagattttatttatttatttgatagagatcacaagtaggcagagaggcaggcagagagagagggggaagcaggctccccgctgagcagagaacctgatgcggggctcgatcccaggactctgggatcatgacctgagccaaaggcagaggttttaacccactgagccacccaggcacattcctttgcccattttttttttttaagattttatgcatttatttgacagacagagatcacaagtaggcagagaggcaggcagagagagaggaagggacgcaggctccctgccgagccgagagcctgatatggggctctatcccagaaccctgggatcatcacctgagctgaaggcagaggctttaacccactgagctacccaagtgcccctcaaataaataaaaatctttaaaaaggaataaagaggttgcctaggcggctcagttgttaagcctctgcctttggctcaagtcatgatcccagggtcctgggaccatcaggctctccctgcttctacctctcccacttcccctgcttgtgttccctctcactgtgtctgtcaaagaaataaaaaaggaataaggcAGGAACAATTCAACTTGGAGAAAGCTTAGGTCTTGGCTGAAGTCTGGATGGGTAGGctggcaaagggaaaaggcaggGCTTTCTGCCATTCTGGGCTGACTGGTAAGCTTCTCCAAACATTCCTCTACTCAACCTAAATTGGAATCTTTGTTGGGAGCTGAAACTACGGCAATGAACACAAAACAGGTCTCCTGCCCCCATGCGCAAGGTGGGTGACAACAGACACTACAGTAGTAATCTATTTCAATACCGAGGCATATTAAACACGGTGTGGTCACAGAATGTGAAAGGAGTTGCTTTAGACTGGGTGATTAAGGAAGGCTTAACTAAGAAAGTAACATTTGATCTAAGGCTTGAATGACATGGAACCTACCATGTGAAAATCTGGAGACAAAGAACCAGTAGGTGTAAAACCTTAGATTGGCACTTGCCAAGAATGGAAAAAAGATTTAAGCTTCATATGCACTAGGGATGGTAGGGGATGAGGTAAATGGAAAACCTATCAATGCTTTTTAACAACAGCTTCTAATTTTCCATAGCCCACTGGGGAAAGGGCGTAGTCAAATGATTTGCAGGAGTTAAAAATTAGTCAAATAGCATCTTCCACCTCTTAAAATGACCAAAAGGTTCTAATGACAAGTTATCAtgctttttaaatcataaaaaaaaaaagtcatgatagTGACAAAGCAGTGAGAACAGAGCCTTATCTGCCCACtgctgtattttcttaaaatttattagggtgcctgggtggctcagtgggttgagccgctgccttcggctcaggtcatgatctcagggtcctgggatcgagccccacatcgggctctctaagcagggagcctgtttcctttcctctctctgcctgcctctctacctacttgtgatctctgtcaaataaataaataaaatcttttttaaattatttatttatttatttattagggagggaaagagcatgaaaggggagaaggtcagagagagcagATTCCttgcggagctgggagcctgacgcggactccatcccgggactcagGGATCGTGACCAgagtcgaaggcagtggcttagccaactgagccacccaggcaccctgcctacTGCTGTATGACCAGCACCTGGATTCTCTTACCTTTGCCTGGCCTATGACAGAGCCTTGCCATTCATCCAATGCCAAGTTAACAGtaatcaatgatactgtaatCAAGACTAGTGACATTTGAGATAGCAATGAGATTCACGAACACTCAATGACAGGTTTAGAAAATCAATTCTTTTCATTAAACATCctgcatatatttaaattctGAACCACCAGTTTTTTGCCAGTGACTTGTTAAAATGAGGCATGCCTGAACACTGTCCTTGGGCTCTTCCGTTGCTTGCATGTGTCTTATTCTGTCTGTCTAGTAATTGTCAGTTTCTGGTTATAATGAAGTATCTCTTCAAAAATCAGTAAACTCAGGGGCTTATTACCTGTTCTCACCCACATCTCAGCTCCCTTGGAAAAATCTGATGACAACTGCAAAATTAAATGCTACTCCAGCTTTTAAAAGTAGCCAGAGATTATGCTTAAGGCCATAAAGcctttgcctgatttttttttttttgggggggggggtcaatcCCGATACTCCATCTCTTTCAAAGCCCCAGCAACTGAAGGAAAGAAGAGCCGCTTTACACGAGGTGATGAGTGAAGGACTAATGTCCCCATTTTTGGCTGTCAAAGCCTAGGACTAAGCAGGGTGAAGCACAGTGCCCTTTCTTGGGAACTCCTCAGGCGCCATCTCAGGGCAAGGGACCCTttgcctctttccctccctccctctccagatTCACAGGTAAACGCTCTCACCCCAGAGAGCGCCAATCAACACAAAAAAGTACATTTACTTTTAACACAACACAGTAAAgtacatttactttatttttgcatataatgAAAACAATGGACGAAGCAGTTCCCGAAGTTCCCGAACGACCAGTGCTCATTATTCAAGAAGTGAGGTCAGAAGGCAAACGTTGCAGTTTTCTCCAAACACATATTCCAAGTATCAGAGAGGACTAACAACACACGCAACGGAGCTGGTTTCAACAGAGCCCCAGCAAGAAGGGTGAGCACTGCAGATCCACGTGCGTCAGACCAGGAGCAGTGCTCCAGGACACCAGAATGTACCCAGCAGTCATTAACCCTGCCCGGCAATATACATCTGCCCTGTGAGGTTCACTGCCTTTCATCAGATTCAATCTGACCGGCTCTTTCCTCCCACCTTCCAGCTCATCATTTCCTGCTATCCCAAGGCGGATACTCCACACACAGAAGTCCAGGCGGCTCCAGATATACTGGCCCAGCTGTGTTTCACTTGGCACCTCCACAAGCCATGCTCCAACTCAGATTCTGTACAGGAAGTTCCCGTTGCTATCGAAGAACTCTCGCCCCCTCTGGACAACTTTGCTGCTGAAGTCCTGCTCACCCGgctcctctgccttcagatctccCGGCATGTCGCCTGGCAATCCATAACCATCAGGTCCTCTCTTGCCCACACCGTCGCTGGTGGAGGACTTCTGCAGCTCTCGCTGATGACCTAGGGCTGCTGCAACAGGCACGGAGCGTTCCTCCTCCGGGACCTGGATTCCTTGATTCCCTCCCTTTTGTCTCCGTGGTGTATTTGTACCGTGAGTGTTTGAGTCTATCAGGTGCAAAGCTGTGCTGTGACCCAAGCCTCTGAATGAGGATTCACCCCTTGGcatcagcaaagagcctgatccAGAGTGACTCGCAGACAGCGACTTCAAGGTGTCTCCAGAGCCGGGGAGCTGCCGGAGTGAGTGCGCAAGTCCAGCTTTCTTAAGGACTTTTTGATCCTGCTTCAGCTTCTGCTCCAATGTGGGTACaaacttgctttttaaaaccCTTCGGATCACATCAGTGCTGACACCAAAGCCTTCAGCTAATCTAGGAACTGACCAGGACTCTGCAAATTCTTTATGTAAATACCTATGAGAGAAAGCAGCAGGTTTTTTCAAGTTGTGAAGCAGTCCGCTAACAGAGTACCTAACTGACAATATTAGTGATATCTACGTGAAAAAGAAGGGCTCAGAAAAACAGCAAACATGGCCTCTGTCTTGCGCTACTGAACGGCTGTGTTCCATTCCTATGTGCCGACACCAACACCCCACCACTCCTAAGTCACTTTATTTCCCTCAACTAAACTCCCTACTGTGCACCAGGCCCCAGGCAGATCCTGGGGATGcatgaagactgtcttttccttcaAAGAACATACAGTCTGGTGGTGGAGACGCGTACTAACACATGCAACACCACGATGATAAATTCTAGCAGAGGATGCTGTCAGAGCACCTGGGAGAAGAGAGACAGGCTAGCACAACATCTGTAGTGGCTTGGGAATTGCTTCAGAAGTCCGCCTACAGCTGGTCCAAAAGGACGAAGAGGACTAGGCtggcagagaggaaaaggagagtgAAGGTCTTGATGACAGAGAGCAGCATGTAAAATGCAGAGCAGCCCATCACCATTGTTACCCGTCTAACAGTGAAGACAGGAACAAGTTCATGTCACGCTTATGGAGTTTAACCCAAAGCAACAGTGAACCAAAGAAGGGTTTaggaagggcttttttttttttttaaatgtgggtttATTAAAAAATGGCAGAACTGCAATTTGGGACACGTAAGCTATGGCAAATCATGTGCAGGTACAGGAAGCATTTTAAGCAGTGGAATGAATGCCACAAggagcttttcattttgaaagtCAATCCAGGGGTAGTTTTCAGTGGTAGGACTAAAGCTGGAAAAATCAGTCAAGAGCCTGTCCTGAAAATCCAGGCAGTCTGAACTGTGGCAGTcgcaaagaaaccagaaaaaggaagagagttgAGAACTGTTATAGAAAGCCAAATGGTAGAACTTGATAAGGACTAAATATCGGGGGTAGAGGTAGGCAGAGATTCAGGCTTTCAGCTTGAGTGACTGGCGGGACCATTCAGGGGTAGAGTGAAAGCAGGAACAAAATGAAGTCAACAGAGAACAAcgataaattttcttttgttactcTGAGTCCActattttattatgttgagtttgaaaaacacATGTGACGTCCAAAAAGATACAATCTAGGGCATGGTTGAATATATACAAGTTAGAAGGAAACCATGGACTGGAGACAACAGATTTGGAAGTCGTAAGTGAAGAGCACGGGTGGTTGAAACCACATGATTGAAATAGGTGGAGATAAAATGACCAAGGACACATTTCTAAAACACAACAGTATTTAAGATACAGGAGGAATGAGGGAAACCCAAAAGGAAAGTGACAAAAGCAGCCCTAGAAACAGAAGTGAGTAGTACCCTGAGTTAAAGGAGATGAGAAGTTCAAGAAAATACACTACAAGATCAAATGCTGCAGGAATAGGAGAGGCAAGAGACCAGAGCGTCAGGAATCCCTAGCAGTGAGGATGTCACTGATAAGATTTGTGGACGATGGTTTCTCTGTTGTGACCAAACAAGGACAGGTAGCCAGGAAGAGCGAGCTGGGAACAAAGTGATGAGGGCGAACCTGAAGCTGACAGATGGAGGTCTCTGAGGAATTAGGTATAACTATTACCTAGTGCAGAGGCATTGGTCCCAGACAAGTAAAGGGCCACCTTTCCCCTAGTTTGTAAACactgagaactggaaataaagagaaagtccAAGAAGCTCTAAAGGGATCTTAACTAATGGTCAGTTTTATCGTTAAAGTaaaagaataggggcacctgggtggcttagttgggttTCGAGTTCAATCCCCACACTTGGtaagagactacttaaaaataaaaacttaggggtgcctgggtggctcagtgggttaaagcctctgccttcagctcaggtgatgttctcagggtcctgggattgagccccgcatcaggatctctcagcagggagcctgcttccccctctgtctgcctctctgcctactttatctctgtcaaataaatgaataaaatctttaaaaagaaatttaaaaaataaagtaaaaggacAGCTGTTAA is from Mustela lutreola isolate mMusLut2 chromosome 7, mMusLut2.pri, whole genome shotgun sequence and encodes:
- the NGRN gene encoding neugrin gives rise to the protein MAVTLRVLLGVRVRAAVARCGFATRGVADPGSLGREPDPDSDWEPEERELQEVESTLKRQKKAARFQKIRRQMEAPGAPPRTLTWKAMEQIRYLHKEFAESWSVPRLAEGFGVSTDVIRRVLKSKFVPTLEQKLKQDQKVLKKAGLAHSLRQLPGSGDTLKSLSASHSGSGSLLMPRGESSFRGLGHSTALHLIDSNTHGTNTPRRQKGGNQGIQVPEEERSVPVAAALGHQRELQKSSTSDGVGKRGPDGYGLPGDMPGDLKAEEPGEQDFSSKVVQRGREFFDSNGNFLYRI